The following DNA comes from Timaviella obliquedivisa GSE-PSE-MK23-08B.
AGGACGAACAACAACGGGATAGTCAATTCGTTGCGCCACTCGCAGAGCTTCTTCAAAGCTGCGAGCCAGACCGTTAGCGGGTTGCCGAATATCTAACTCCCGCAGAATTTTCTCAAACTTCTCTCGATCTTCCGCTGCATCGATCGACTCTGGTGAGGTGCCCCAAATTTTAGTCGAGACTTCAGGCGTACCGCTTAAATATTGCTGAAGCGGAACAGCAAGTTTCAACGGCGTTTGTCCGCCAAATTGAATAATCACGCCTTCAGGATTTTCGGCTTCCAGAATATTGAGGACATCTTCTTTCGTGAGCGGCTCAAAGTAGAGGCGATCGCTGGTATCGTAGTCGGTCGAAACCGTCTCAGGGTTGGAGTTGACCATAATTGTCTCAAAGTCGTTTGCCCGCAGCGCATAGGAGGCATGACAGCAGCAGTAATCGAACTCAATTCCCTGCCCAATTCGGTTTGGACCACCGCCCAAAATCATCACTTTGCGGCGGGTGGAAGGCAACACTTCCGACTCGGTGCTGGTCATCGGCTCCTGCCCATCTACCAGTTCCGTAACCTCCGATTCGTAGGTGGAATAGTAATAAGGCGTGAAGGCTTCAAACTCAGCGGCGCAGGTATCCACGGTTTTGTAGACCGGAATGATGCCGAGATTCTTGCGATAGGTGCGCACGTCGTCTTCGGTCGTTTTGGTAGCAAAGGCAATTTGACGATCGCTAAACCCTTCCTGCTTGACGGCGTAGAGTTGTTCCCGCGTCAGGCTCTTAAGCTGCGATCGCTTCAGAAATTTCTCGGTGTCTAACAGAGATTGCAACTTATCCAAAAACCAAGGATCGATCGAGGTCAGGTCAAACACCTCTTCCACCGTCATGCCCATTTGAAACGCATGGCGCACCGTAAAAATTCGCTCAGGATTCGGCGTTCGTAACCCCGCGCGGATCTGTTCTAGGCTAGGCAACTTCTCAGCCCGATCGCAGCCCCACCCGGCGCGTCCCACTTCCAGCGATCGCACCGCCTTTTGGAACGATTCTTGGAACGTCCGCCCGATCGCCATTGCCTCGCCCACCGACTTCATTTGCGTTGTCAGCACCGGGCTAGAACCCGGAAACTTCTCAAAGGCAAACCGAGGAATTTTCGTCACCACATAATCGATCGTGGGTTCAAAGCTTGCTGGGGTTTTTTGAGTAATGTCATTAGGAATTTCGTCCAGCGTATAGCCCACTGCCAGCTTTGCTGCAAACTTGGCGATCGGGAAGCCCGTTGCCTTAGAAGCCAGGGCAGAACTCCGAGACACGCGCGGATTCATCTCAATCACTACCACTTCACCCGTCACCGGATTCACCGCAAACTGAATATTAGAACCCCCCGTCTCCACCCCAATTTCTCGAATAATCTTAATCGACGCATCCCGCAGCCGTTGATACTCCTTATCCGTCAACGTCTGCGCCGGAGCTACGGTAATTGAATCTCCGGTATGAATGCCCATCGGGTCAAGGTTCTCGATCGAGCAAATAATCACCACGTTATCCGCCAAATCGCGCATGACTTCTAGCTCATATTCCTTCCAGCCCAACAGCGACTTCTCAATCAAAATCTGAGAAACCGGGCTGGCATCTAACCCCGACTGCGAAATCTCTTCAAACTCCTCCTGGTTGTAGGCAATGCCGCCACCCGTACCGCCCATAGTAAACGCCGGACGAATAATCAACGGGTAAGAGCCAATTTCAATGCCGATCGCCTTTGCTTCTGCCATCGTCTCAGCCAGCCCAGACGGACAAACGCCCACACCAATCCGAATCATCGCTTCTTTAAACAGCTTCCGGTCTTCTGCCATCTCGATCGCGGGTAATTTAGCGCCAATCAACTCAACGCCATACTTTTCCAGCACCCCTGTCTTCGCCAGTGTCACCGCCAGGTTCAGCGCCGTCTGTCCGCCCATCGTCGGCAGCAACGCATCCGGGCGCTCCACCTCAATGACCTTCTCCAGTATCTCCGGAGTCAGCGGCTCAATGTAGGTGCGATCGGCGGTTTCAGAGTCAGTCATGATCGTTGCGGGGTTGGAATTAACCAACACCACCTCATAGCCTTCTTCGCGCAGGGCTTTGCAGGCTTGGGTTCCAGAGTAGTCAAACTCGCAGGCTTGTCCAATGACAATGGGACCAGAACCAATCAGCAGGATTTTGTGGAGATCAGTGCGGCGGGGCATAGGAGTATCGCTAGAGTCGTGTGGATAAAATCCCAACTATTCTAAGGGTATTCTTTACCTCAGACTGAATTCATTGCTGCAACTTTTCAGGATTGGTCATGTAT
Coding sequences within:
- the carB gene encoding carbamoyl-phosphate synthase large subunit, coding for MPRRTDLHKILLIGSGPIVIGQACEFDYSGTQACKALREEGYEVVLVNSNPATIMTDSETADRTYIEPLTPEILEKVIEVERPDALLPTMGGQTALNLAVTLAKTGVLEKYGVELIGAKLPAIEMAEDRKLFKEAMIRIGVGVCPSGLAETMAEAKAIGIEIGSYPLIIRPAFTMGGTGGGIAYNQEEFEEISQSGLDASPVSQILIEKSLLGWKEYELEVMRDLADNVVIICSIENLDPMGIHTGDSITVAPAQTLTDKEYQRLRDASIKIIREIGVETGGSNIQFAVNPVTGEVVVIEMNPRVSRSSALASKATGFPIAKFAAKLAVGYTLDEIPNDITQKTPASFEPTIDYVVTKIPRFAFEKFPGSSPVLTTQMKSVGEAMAIGRTFQESFQKAVRSLEVGRAGWGCDRAEKLPSLEQIRAGLRTPNPERIFTVRHAFQMGMTVEEVFDLTSIDPWFLDKLQSLLDTEKFLKRSQLKSLTREQLYAVKQEGFSDRQIAFATKTTEDDVRTYRKNLGIIPVYKTVDTCAAEFEAFTPYYYSTYESEVTELVDGQEPMTSTESEVLPSTRRKVMILGGGPNRIGQGIEFDYCCCHASYALRANDFETIMVNSNPETVSTDYDTSDRLYFEPLTKEDVLNILEAENPEGVIIQFGGQTPLKLAVPLQQYLSGTPEVSTKIWGTSPESIDAAEDREKFEKILRELDIRQPANGLARSFEEALRVAQRIDYPVVVRPSYVLGGRAMEIVYSDADLERYMSYAVLVEPDHPILIDKFLENAIEVDVDAIADQGGNVVIGGIMEHIEQAGIHSGDSACSIPTVTLSEPVLDVIRTWTVQLAKALKVVGLMNIQFAVQGDQVYIIEANPRASRTVPFVSKAIGVPLAKMAVRVMSGESLESLGFTQEVIPKHISVKEAVLPFDKFPGTDTILGPEMRSTGEVMGIDTDFGTAYAKAELAAAQRLPQKGTVFVSMNDRDKVAAVPVVRDFIDMGLKIVATEGTRKVLLEHGLKVDLVLKLHEGRPHVLDWIKNDQVQLIINTPVGATAQIDDRLIRRSALTHKIPTITTIAGAKAAAAAVRSLQSQPLGVKALQDYEN